In Lysobacter sp. FW306-1B-D06B, the sequence GAAGCTCACGCGCGCGCCCATCGACGGCGGATGCAGGCCGTCGAGTGCGAGCAGCACGCCGGCTATCTGCAGCGATTCGTTGTATTTCATCATCACCGCGACGCGATCGGCGGGCGGCAGGGTGCCGGGCTCGGCGGATTCGTAGCCCTTGGGGATCATCAGCATCATGAAGCGCATGGTCGTGTCTCCGTCTGCAATGGATGCGATCAGCCCGCCTGGTCCGGCGTGCCGCTCATGTGCACGAATTCCCACTGGTGGCCGTCCAGGTCTTCGAACGCGCGCGAGTACATGAAGCCGTAGTCCTGCGGATCGCCAGCGCTCTTCGCGCCGGCCTTCAGCGCCTTGGCATGGATGTCGTCGACGGCTTCGCGGCTGTCCAGCGACAGGCAGGTGATGGCCTCCAGCGTGCTGTGCGCATCGGCGACGGGCTTGCTCGTGAACGTGCCGAAGAACTCGCGCGTGAGCAGCATCACGTAGATCGTGTCGCTGACGACCAGGCAGGCGCCCTTGTCGTCGGTGAACTGCGGGTTGAAGGAATAGCCGAGCGATTCGAAGAAGGCCTTCGACTTCGGCAGGTCGTGGCAGGGGAGGTTGACGAAGATCTGGGTGGGCATGGGTGGGTTCCTGGGGTGAAGGTTTCTTTGGTTGCTCTGCTGCGGGAATCCAACCGTGGAGGCGTCACGCCCTCCGGAGGACGCAGTGACGCCGGCGCGCTGGATTCCCGCCTGCGCGGGAATGACAGCTGGGGCTTTCGCGGGAACGATGGGGACTTCGTAAGCGCCAACGAAGGCGCTGGAACTGCGCGGAAGGGCTACAGATCCTTTTCGCAATTCACCATCCACGACACGCCGAATCGGTCGACGAACATGCCGAAGCGCGCGGCCCAGAAGGTCTGGTCGAGCGGCATGATCACCTGGCCGCCTTCGCTCAGCGCGTTGAACACGCGTTCGGCCTCGCCGATGGAATCGACGTTGAGTGCGATGGACACGCCCTTGATGCCTTCGTACGGGTGCTCGGGTACGGAGTCCGAGCCCATGATCGCCTGGTCGCCCACCACCAGCCGCGCATGCATGATGCGATCGCGGTGCGATTCGGGGACGTGGTCGCACGCGGGCGTGTCGCCGAAACGCATCAGCGTTTCCAGCGTGCCGCCCAGCACCTGCTGGTAGAAGCGGAAGGCGGCTTCGCACTGGTCGTCGAAGCTGAGGTAGGCGTTGATCTTCATGGGCGGCTGGCCTGTGGTGGCGGTCATTGCGAACGTGCCTCCAGTTGCGCGCGGATGCGCTCGTGTTGCGCCTTCAGTTCCGGCGAGAGATCGCCGCCGCAGGTGCCGTCTTCGTAGACCTGGCGGATCTCGATCTCGCTCATGCCGCCGTCCGGATTCGGGCAGCGCTTGACCCATTCGATCGCCTCCTGCAGCGAGGCGGTCTGGAAGATCCAGAAGCCGGCGATGAGTTCCTTGGTCTCGGCGAACGGCCCGTCGACGACGCTGCGGCGGTCGCCGTCGAAGCGTACGCGCGCGCCCTTCGCGCTGGCGTAAAGGCCCTGGCCGTCCAGCATCACGCCGGCCTTGGCCAGCTCTTCGTTGTAGCGGCCCATCTGCGTGAGCATTTCTTCGCTGGGCATCGCGCCGGATTCGCTTTCGGGCGTGGCGCGCACGATCACCATGAACTTCATCGTCGTCTCTCCGGTCGGGCGGCGGGCAATCCCGCGCTCTTGTGAGGACGACGAAGCAGCGGAGGCGGAATCGACATGCCTGCGAAAAAACATTCCGACCGGCGGTCGGTTCAGGCGCGGACGCTCTCCAGCAGCCAGTCCACGAAGCCCTGCGCGGCCGGCCGCAGGCGCCGGTGCGCGGGATAGACCACGTAGTAGCCCCAGCGGGCGGGCAGGGCCGGGCCGGGCAGGCGCACCAGTTCGCCCGATTCCAGGTAGGGCACGGCGATGCGCGAGCGCGCCAGGGCGATGCCCAGTCCCGCGGCGGCGGCCTTCATGGCGTCGGTGGTGTCGCTGAAGGTGTAGCGCTCCTCGACCTTCGCCCCGTGCACGTGCGCGCCCCGAAACCAGTCGTGCCAGCCCTGTCGCGCGTGGTCGGCGATCAGCGGATGGCGCGCGATGTCGGCCGCCGTCTCGATGCAGGCCTGGCGCGCATAGGCGGGCGAGACCACCGGGAACAGCGCCTCGTCCATGAGGAAATGCGAAGTGAGCCCGGGCCAGTGCCCCGGCCCGTGGCGAATGCCCAGGTCCGGGCCGCCCTCGTCGAAGCGGGTGAGCGCGATTTCGGTGTCCACGTTGAGGCGGATGCCCGGGTTCGCGCTTGTGAACGCCGCCAGCCGCGGCAGCAGCCAGGTGTAGGTCAGCGAGTGCAGGGTGGTGATGCGCACGCGGTCGTGCGCTTCGCGTGCGCCACGCAGGCTGCGCAGCACGCCGTCGACGTCGGCCAGCGCGGTGCCGGCGGCGTCGGCGAGCTGGCGACCTTCGGCCGTCAGCGAGACCCCGCGCGCATGGCGCTGGAACAGGACCACGCCCAGGCGCGATTCCAGCTTGCGCACGTGGTGGCTGACCGCGCTGGCGGTGAGGTGCAGCTCCTCGGCCGCGTGGGCGAAGTTCTGGTGGCGCGCCGCCGATTCGAAGGCCGTCAGGGCCGGCAGCCAGTCCGCTCTCAGGGCCATGCAAGCCTCAAATTTCGTTTGTGTCTGACCCGGAAAGTATGCGCTTGCAAGGCCCGGCGGCGGAATCAAAATACCCGTTCCGGCAAAAGCCAGATTTCTTGATCGCCACCGCGCCGACCCCGGCCGGGGCCGTGGGAGCCGCGCAGTGGGCCGTCCTTTCACCATCGAACCCGACACCGTCAGCCGCGCCGCGATGCAGGCGCTGGACGTCGACTCCGTGCCCGCACAGCCGGTCGGCGAAGGTTGCACGCGGCGGGACCTGCCCGCCGGCCCCGGCCTGCGTGTGTGGGTGGTCGACATGGCGCCGGGCGCGCAGTGGCCGGTCCTCAACCACCATGAGACGGGCGAGTCGTATTACGTCATCAGCGGCGAAGTGATCGAAGGCGAAGCGCGATTCGGCGCCGGCACCTACGTTTGTTTCGCGCCCGACAGCCGCCACCGCCCGCACACCGAGACCGGCGTGCGCCTGATCGGCATGAACCTGGGCGACGCCGCATTCCTCGCCGCCGGTGGCAGTCCCGAATCGATCACGCACTGTTACCACCCGACGCAGGGTTGATCGCGGGCTTCCACCCGGATCGTCCTGCCACTTTCGTTCCTCCCCCACGAGGTCCCCGATGAACACCGTTGCTTCGACTTCCGGATTGCCCGATGCGCGCGAACGCGGCTGGTTGACGCCGCTGGAGCTGGCGTTGCTCGGCGCGATCTGGGGCGCTTCGTTCCTCTTCATGCGCGTGGCCGCGCGGGACTTCGGCGCGATGCCGCTGGTGGAAGTGCGCCTGGCGCTGGGTTCGCTCGTGCTGCTGCCGTTCCTGTGGCGTGCGCGCGCGCAGTTCCCCGCGAAGCTGTGGCCGAAGCTGGCGATCATCGGCGCGATCAACTCGGCGGTGCCCTTCATGCTGTTCGCCTGGGCCGCGCAGCGTGCGCCGGCGGGCATCGGCGCGATCGCCAATGCGATGACGGTGCTGTTCACCGCGCTGGTGGGCTTTTTGTTCTTCCACGAGAAGATCGGTGCGCGTCGTGCGATCGCACTGGTCGCCGGTTTCGTCGGCGTGGTGGTGCTGGCCAGCGACAAGACGGCCGGCGGCGACCAGGTCGGCTGGGCGGTGGCCGCGGGTGCTGCGGCGGCGTTCCTGTACGGCATCGGCATCAACCTGGTGCGTCGCCACCTGACCGGCCTGCCGCCTGCAGCAGTGGCTTCGGCCACGCTGGGCACGTCCGCGCTGCTGACGCTGCCGTTCGCGATCGCGAACTGGCCCACGCATGCGATCCCGATGAAGTCGTGGTTCTCCGCGACCATGCTCGGCGTGGTCTGCACGGGCCTGGCCTTCGTCATGTACTACCGCCTGATCGCGCGCATCGGCGCGAGCCGTGCGTCCACGGTGACGTACCTGATTCCGGTGTTCGGCGTCGCATGGGCGTGGCTGCTACTGGACGAACCGCTGACCGTGAAGATGGGCATCGCCGGTGCGATGATCCTGGGCAGCGTGGCGTTGAGTCAGCGAATGGCGAAGTAGGCGACATCGCGTCCGTCGCTCGCTGCCGGACGCGTCGTACCTTCACCGTTCGTCCTGAGCGTAGCGAAGCGAAGTCGAAGGGCGGGCGGATCCGCGGCCGTTCCGATCATCCTTCGACTCCGGCGCTGCGCGCCTACGCTCAGGACGAACGGTGTCGAGTACGCACTGCGCCGGAACCTGCGCGCACCAATGCTGCTCCGTGGCGATACACGTACTCCCCGAATCAGGACCAACCCATGACCGACAAGCGCGTCGTCTTCGATTTCGACTTCGAGTTCACCAACGGCGGTGGCATCCAGGGCCAGGATTTCCGCCTGGACATCGACGGTGACGACATCGACGACGCCGCGCTCGTCGACTACATCGTCCGCGACCTGCGCCTGCTGATGGTCGGCCCCGCGCGCATCCTCAACAAGAAGATCATCACCGAAGCGCACAAGCGCAAGGCGAAGGCGGACGGCGGTCGCCGCGTCTACGTCGAACTCAGCCACGACATCGAGGACGGGATGGTCACGTATCCCGGCTTGCCGGCCGCACGCATCTGCGACTACCTCAGCCGAGAACGCTCGCGCGAGATCTACGTGCCGGGCACGGAGTTCCAAATCGCGAAGATCGAGATCGTCGCCAACACGGGCACGTACCTGGATTGCCCGTCGCACCGGTACGAACACGGCGACGACCTGTCGCAGATCGGGCCGGAGGCGTTCTGCGATCTCGACACGATCGTGATCCGCGCGCCGTATCAGGATGTGCGCGGCATCGACGCGTCCTGGTTCCGCGACAAGGAACTGCGCGGTCGCGCCGTGCTGGTGCACACGGGCTGGGATGCGTTCTGGCGCGAGGAGGCGTACGCGGTCGAGCATCCGTTCCTGACGCAGGACGCGGCCGAGTACCTGCGCGACTGCGGCGTGAAGCTCGTCGGCATCGATTCGATGAACATCGACGACACCTCGCAGGACGCGACGCAGGGCAAGGCGCGTCCTGTGCATTCGGTGCTGCTGGGCGCGGACATCCTCATCGTCGAGCACCTGTGCAACCTGGCCGCGTTACCGGACGAGGGCTTCGAATTCAGCGCGATGCCGCCGAAGGTGCGCGGGGCGGGGACGTTCCCGGTGCGGGCGATGGCGCGATTGCGCTGACGGCGGGTTCGTCAGCCCGAAGCTGACGTTCCGCGTCTAGGCGAAGCTGTCATCGCTGCCGAAGTCGTCATCCCGGCCTTCGCCGGGATGACGGAGTTTGAGAGGGGGAAGGAGGAGCGCTGCAACGCGCGCATCGGCCCACGCCCTACCGCCGCAACCCCTCACCCGCAACATCGAACCCCTCCGCCATCGCTTCCTGCTCGACGATCCTGTTCTGTGCACGCGCCAGCCCCGCGCCCGTCAACGCCCACACCAGCGCGATGCCCGCGCCGATCAACGCCGCCAGGGCCGGGTGCTGGGCGAGCATGTCGACCAGCGCCTTCGCCCAGCCGCTCACCGCATCGGCGCCGCGGTACACCACCGAGTCGATGAAGTTCTTCGCCTTGTACTTCGCCTCGGTCGGCACGACGGTGAACAGCATCTCGCGGCCCGGTCGCACGAACGCGTACTCGCCGAACCGGCGCACCACCATCACTACCGCGAGCACCGCGAACGTCGGCGCCAGCGCCAGCCACAGGAAGCCCAGCATCGTCACCACCGGCACCGCGACCAGCAACGCGGCCAGGCCCAGGCGCTGCACGAGACGGCCGGTGATGAACAGTTGCGAGAGGATCGTCAGGCTCTGCACGATCGCATCGATGGTGCCGAACACGCGCGTCTGGTCGGCGCGGTTGGGGAAGTTCAGTTCGACCAGTCGCGCCTGTTCGAAATACAGGAACGTGCTCACGCTCGCCAGCAGCAGCACGAACAGCGAAATGCCCATCAGGTACGGCGACTTCAGCACTGTCGTGATGCCCGCGAACGGATGCCCGCCAAGCGGGCGCGCACGCGCCTGCGCGGTGAGTTCGTCGCGCACCGGCTGCGCGTCGCGCCAGCGTTGCAGGTTGCGCGCGATGCCGATGCCGACCAGCAGCAGCGCCGCCGCCAGCCACAGCAGGCCGGCGTGCCCGATCGGGCCCACCAGCGCGATGCCGAGCAAAGGGCCGACCAATCCGCCCAAGCTCGCACCGGCGGCCATCAGCGCGAACAGACGCCTGGCCTGCGAGTTGGGGAACAGGTCGACGCACACGCTCCAGATCACCGAGATCGCGATCAGGTTGAACACCGAGATCCAGATGTAGAACGTGCGCGCGATCCACAGGTTGTCCGGATCGCTCTGGAAGCCGATCGCGAACAA encodes:
- a CDS encoding VOC family protein; the encoded protein is MPTQIFVNLPCHDLPKSKAFFESLGYSFNPQFTDDKGACLVVSDTIYVMLLTREFFGTFTSKPVADAHSTLEAITCLSLDSREAVDDIHAKALKAGAKSAGDPQDYGFMYSRAFEDLDGHQWEFVHMSGTPDQAG
- a CDS encoding VOC family protein → MTATTGQPPMKINAYLSFDDQCEAAFRFYQQVLGGTLETLMRFGDTPACDHVPESHRDRIMHARLVVGDQAIMGSDSVPEHPYEGIKGVSIALNVDSIGEAERVFNALSEGGQVIMPLDQTFWAARFGMFVDRFGVSWMVNCEKDL
- a CDS encoding YciI family protein, yielding MKFMVIVRATPESESGAMPSEEMLTQMGRYNEELAKAGVMLDGQGLYASAKGARVRFDGDRRSVVDGPFAETKELIAGFWIFQTASLQEAIEWVKRCPNPDGGMSEIEIRQVYEDGTCGGDLSPELKAQHERIRAQLEARSQ
- a CDS encoding LysR substrate-binding domain-containing protein gives rise to the protein MALRADWLPALTAFESAARHQNFAHAAEELHLTASAVSHHVRKLESRLGVVLFQRHARGVSLTAEGRQLADAAGTALADVDGVLRSLRGAREAHDRVRITTLHSLTYTWLLPRLAAFTSANPGIRLNVDTEIALTRFDEGGPDLGIRHGPGHWPGLTSHFLMDEALFPVVSPAYARQACIETAADIARHPLIADHARQGWHDWFRGAHVHGAKVEERYTFSDTTDAMKAAAAGLGIALARSRIAVPYLESGELVRLPGPALPARWGYYVVYPAHRRLRPAAQGFVDWLLESVRA
- a CDS encoding cupin domain-containing protein, producing the protein MGRPFTIEPDTVSRAAMQALDVDSVPAQPVGEGCTRRDLPAGPGLRVWVVDMAPGAQWPVLNHHETGESYYVISGEVIEGEARFGAGTYVCFAPDSRHRPHTETGVRLIGMNLGDAAFLAAGGSPESITHCYHPTQG
- a CDS encoding DMT family transporter gives rise to the protein MNTVASTSGLPDARERGWLTPLELALLGAIWGASFLFMRVAARDFGAMPLVEVRLALGSLVLLPFLWRARAQFPAKLWPKLAIIGAINSAVPFMLFAWAAQRAPAGIGAIANAMTVLFTALVGFLFFHEKIGARRAIALVAGFVGVVVLASDKTAGGDQVGWAVAAGAAAAFLYGIGINLVRRHLTGLPPAAVASATLGTSALLTLPFAIANWPTHAIPMKSWFSATMLGVVCTGLAFVMYYRLIARIGASRASTVTYLIPVFGVAWAWLLLDEPLTVKMGIAGAMILGSVALSQRMAK
- a CDS encoding cyclase family protein, whose amino-acid sequence is MTDKRVVFDFDFEFTNGGGIQGQDFRLDIDGDDIDDAALVDYIVRDLRLLMVGPARILNKKIITEAHKRKAKADGGRRVYVELSHDIEDGMVTYPGLPAARICDYLSRERSREIYVPGTEFQIAKIEIVANTGTYLDCPSHRYEHGDDLSQIGPEAFCDLDTIVIRAPYQDVRGIDASWFRDKELRGRAVLVHTGWDAFWREEAYAVEHPFLTQDAAEYLRDCGVKLVGIDSMNIDDTSQDATQGKARPVHSVLLGADILIVEHLCNLAALPDEGFEFSAMPPKVRGAGTFPVRAMARLR
- a CDS encoding MFS transporter; the encoded protein is MNWQSRIARLFGVAEGEAKPVLTGATLFFVMFAGYFMLRPVRETMGVAGGVDNLQWLFTGTFLATLAAMPLFGWIASKVPRRRILPWTFAFFAVNLALFAIGFQSDPDNLWIARTFYIWISVFNLIAISVIWSVCVDLFPNSQARRLFALMAAGASLGGLVGPLLGIALVGPIGHAGLLWLAAALLLVGIGIARNLQRWRDAQPVRDELTAQARARPLGGHPFAGITTVLKSPYLMGISLFVLLLASVSTFLYFEQARLVELNFPNRADQTRVFGTIDAIVQSLTILSQLFITGRLVQRLGLAALLVAVPVVTMLGFLWLALAPTFAVLAVVMVVRRFGEYAFVRPGREMLFTVVPTEAKYKAKNFIDSVVYRGADAVSGWAKALVDMLAQHPALAALIGAGIALVWALTGAGLARAQNRIVEQEAMAEGFDVAGEGLRR